In one Acidimicrobiales bacterium genomic region, the following are encoded:
- a CDS encoding glycosyltransferase yields the protein MRVLCTCLPGHGHFNPMLALAQALRRAGHEVAFATAADFCPRVEKAGFAAFPAGMSLADQMEQAAQRFPEQAALSAMERFEQFVPRMLAGVAAPARAADLVPLVREWEPDVLVHDETELAGPVAAAAAGIPWADQSVGILRPLAMARLAAEVQAPLCAEWGVDPLAFAGMFRWLYLDVAPPTLQSPEIEQVPTAHPVQNATVDPGAEGDDLPAWVTELPDRPVVYVSLGTVFNARARDVFAAVLRGLRSEPVTVILTIGYENDPAQFGAQPENVHVERFIPQSLLLPYCDVAVNQGGTAILPILAQGIPLLVLPQGANQFHNAAACEAAGVGRRLLPGQVDPEAVRRDVLALLNEPTYRERAARVQREMAAMPGPDRGVDLLEQLAEERRPLVAGGVQA from the coding sequence GTGAGGGTGCTGTGCACGTGCCTCCCGGGGCACGGCCACTTCAACCCCATGCTGGCCCTCGCCCAGGCGCTGCGGCGGGCCGGCCACGAGGTCGCCTTCGCCACCGCCGCCGACTTCTGCCCCCGCGTGGAGAAGGCGGGCTTCGCCGCGTTCCCGGCCGGCATGAGCCTGGCGGACCAGATGGAGCAGGCCGCGCAGCGGTTCCCCGAGCAGGCGGCGCTCTCGGCCATGGAGCGCTTCGAGCAGTTCGTGCCCCGCATGCTGGCGGGGGTGGCGGCCCCCGCCCGCGCCGCCGACCTCGTGCCGCTGGTGCGGGAGTGGGAGCCCGACGTGCTCGTCCACGACGAGACGGAACTGGCCGGTCCGGTGGCGGCCGCCGCCGCCGGGATCCCCTGGGCGGACCAGAGCGTCGGCATCCTGCGACCCCTGGCCATGGCGAGGCTGGCCGCCGAGGTGCAGGCTCCGCTGTGCGCCGAGTGGGGCGTCGACCCCCTGGCGTTCGCCGGGATGTTCCGGTGGCTGTACCTCGACGTGGCGCCGCCGACGCTCCAGTCGCCCGAGATAGAACAGGTCCCCACCGCCCACCCCGTGCAGAACGCCACCGTGGACCCCGGCGCCGAGGGCGACGACCTGCCGGCGTGGGTCACCGAGCTGCCTGACCGCCCGGTGGTGTACGTGAGCCTGGGCACGGTGTTCAACGCCCGGGCGCGCGACGTGTTCGCCGCGGTGCTCCGAGGACTTCGGTCCGAGCCGGTGACGGTGATCCTCACCATCGGCTACGAGAACGACCCGGCCCAGTTCGGTGCCCAGCCAGAGAACGTGCACGTCGAGCGGTTCATCCCGCAGTCGCTGCTGCTCCCCTACTGCGACGTGGCCGTCAACCAGGGCGGCACCGCCATCCTGCCCATCCTGGCGCAGGGCATCCCCCTGCTGGTCCTGCCCCAGGGCGCCAACCAGTTCCACAACGCGGCGGCGTGCGAGGCGGCGGGCGTGGGCCGCCGCCTGCTGCCCGGGCAGGTGGACCCGGAGGCGGTGCGGCGGGACGTGCTCGCCCTGCTGAACGAGCCGACCTACCGCGAGCGGGCGGCGCGGGTGCAGCGGGAGATGGCGGCGATGCCCGGGCCTGACCGGGGCGTCGACCTCCTCGAACAACTGGCCGAGGAGCGGCGCCCGCTGGTCGCCGGGGGCGTGCAGGCGTGA